From Myxosarcina sp. GI1, the proteins below share one genomic window:
- a CDS encoding restriction endonuclease, which translates to MGYGGSTQEAGKALGRSGDNGVDGVIDQDALGLDRVYIQAKRYIPSNSIGSGAIRDFFGSLDRHKASKGLFVTTSTFSASAKETAEFLSKRIVLIDGRQLTKLMIRYNVGCRIEETLYLKKIDEEFFV; encoded by the coding sequence ATGGGTTACGGAGGTTCTACCCAAGAAGCAGGAAAAGCTTTGGGTAGAAGTGGGGACAATGGAGTCGATGGTGTAATCGACCAAGATGCTTTGGGATTAGATCGCGTCTACATTCAAGCAAAACGTTATATTCCTAGTAATAGTATAGGTTCTGGTGCTATTCGTGATTTTTTTGGCAGTTTAGATCGGCATAAAGCCAGCAAAGGTCTTTTTGTGACTACTTCAACTTTTTCGGCTTCGGCTAAAGAAACCGCCGAATTTTTAAGTAAACGTATCGTACTAATAGATGGTAGACAATTAACTAAGCTGATGATTCGCTACAATGTAGGCTGTAGAATCGAAGAGACGTTGTATCTCAAGAAAATTGATGAAGAATTTTTTGTATAG
- a CDS encoding amino acid ABC transporter permease, translated as MDSFTLSRIFINLVIATKWTLILSAIAFIGGGIVGFIVMLMRISSKKWLRVISTIYVEFFQGTPLLLQLFLAFFGLSVVFGVNLSPLAAATLALTGFTSAFLADIWRGSIEALPQGQWNAGAAIGFSYWQQLRLIILPQAVKLSIAPTIGFLVQVIKGTSLASIIGFTELSRAAALINNVTLQSLLIFGLAGLIYFVICYPLSTWSQQLEKKLSYKA; from the coding sequence ATGGATAGTTTTACGCTTTCACGTATATTTATAAATTTAGTCATTGCTACCAAGTGGACGCTAATTCTTTCGGCGATCGCTTTTATTGGTGGTGGTATTGTTGGCTTTATCGTCATGCTAATGCGGATTTCTTCAAAGAAATGGCTGAGAGTGATTAGCACGATTTATGTCGAATTTTTTCAAGGAACGCCACTACTACTACAGTTATTCCTGGCTTTTTTTGGGCTGTCGGTGGTATTTGGCGTAAATTTATCTCCCCTGGCAGCAGCTACCTTGGCTTTAACGGGATTTACCAGTGCTTTCTTAGCCGACATTTGGCGTGGCTCGATTGAAGCATTGCCCCAGGGACAATGGAATGCAGGAGCGGCAATTGGTTTTAGCTATTGGCAACAGCTACGACTGATTATTTTGCCCCAGGCGGTAAAATTATCCATCGCTCCAACTATTGGTTTTTTAGTTCAGGTAATCAAAGGAACTTCTCTCGCTTCAATTATCGGCTTTACCGAACTCTCAAGGGCGGCGGCTTTAATTAACAACGTTACCCTGCAATCATTATTAATATTTGGTCTGGCTGGCTTAATTTATTTTGTTATTTGCTATCCCCTCTCTACCTGGAGTCAGCAATTAGAGAAAAAGTTATCTTATAAAGCTTAG
- a CDS encoding amino acid ABC transporter permease — protein sequence MNYTFDFSVIWENIDVLLAGAWLTLKISVLAIAFGLMLGILGSLCRTSGNKILNAIALAYVEIIRNTPYLIQLFFIFFGLPNLGLTLSAEQAAILSLAVNFGAYSTEIVRAGVESIPKGQIEAGMAIGFKKLAVFRYIVIPPALANIYRALIGQVILAVLFTSVVSQIAAEDLTYAGDYLNSRTFRSFEIYFTIALLYLVIVWLIKGVAFAIENQVFEFAKYRR from the coding sequence ATGAACTATACTTTTGATTTTTCTGTCATTTGGGAAAACATTGATGTTTTACTGGCTGGAGCGTGGCTGACTTTAAAAATTTCGGTGCTGGCGATCGCCTTCGGGCTAATGCTCGGCATATTAGGTTCCTTGTGTCGTACTTCTGGGAATAAAATACTTAATGCGATCGCTCTAGCTTATGTAGAAATAATTCGCAACACTCCCTATTTAATCCAGCTATTTTTTATCTTTTTTGGCTTGCCCAATTTGGGTCTTACGCTTTCGGCAGAACAGGCGGCAATTCTATCTTTAGCGGTAAATTTTGGTGCCTATTCTACAGAAATTGTACGGGCTGGAGTTGAAAGTATTCCTAAAGGTCAGATCGAAGCAGGTATGGCAATTGGCTTTAAAAAACTGGCAGTATTCCGCTATATCGTTATTCCTCCAGCACTGGCAAATATCTATCGAGCCTTAATCGGGCAGGTAATTCTGGCAGTGCTATTTACTAGCGTTGTCTCCCAAATCGCGGCAGAAGACTTGACTTATGCAGGAGACTATTTAAACTCTCGCACCTTTCGCAGTTTTGAAATTTACTTTACCATCGCACTTTTATATTTGGTTATTGTCTGGCTAATTAAAGGAGTGGCTTTTGCGATCGAAAATCAGGTATTTGAGTTTGCTAAATATAGACGATAG
- a CDS encoding winged helix-turn-helix domain-containing protein: MTIPDYQSLMLPVLKSVAQGEIRLSDLVESLATDLKLLEEEQSELLPSGQQTVFANRVGWAKTYLKKAGLLEYPKRGYCRITECGQKVLDSLPSKIDNVFLSQFNGFKQFRDRSSQKTESDSLDISSNDDSHTPDEIIRSVHSQIEVELAEEILDRILASPPDFFERLIIILLIKYGLRRFYPRSRKSFG, from the coding sequence GTGACGATACCAGATTATCAATCTTTAATGCTTCCTGTACTGAAATCTGTAGCCCAGGGAGAAATAAGGTTGAGTGACTTGGTTGAATCGCTGGCAACAGATTTAAAACTTTTAGAAGAGGAGCAAAGCGAACTACTTCCATCAGGACAACAAACCGTTTTTGCTAATCGAGTAGGCTGGGCTAAAACCTATCTAAAAAAAGCGGGACTACTGGAGTATCCCAAAAGGGGATATTGTCGAATTACAGAGTGCGGTCAAAAAGTATTAGATTCACTCCCTTCTAAAATTGATAATGTCTTTCTTAGTCAGTTTAATGGTTTTAAACAGTTTAGAGATAGATCTTCTCAAAAAACCGAATCTGATTCTCTAGATATTTCGAGTAACGATGATAGTCATACCCCCGACGAAATTATCCGCTCCGTCCACAGTCAAATTGAAGTCGAACTGGCGGAAGAAATTCTCGATCGCATTCTGGCTAGCCCTCCAGATTTTTTCGAGCGGTTAATCATTATCCTGCTCATTAAGTATGGGTTACGGAGGTTCTACCCAAGAAGCAGGAAAAGCTTTGGGTAG
- a CDS encoding transporter substrate-binding domain-containing protein has product MTLEFLKALFPNGMRRFVALFLVSLFLTVSIAACSESKSDSVKSQAKVATEDVAQVAPTGTLDDIQAAGKIEIAVPADFPPFGAVGTDMKPRGYDIDVANRIAKGLGVDSELVSVVGNYRIPFLQTDRVDLVISSLGKNEERAAIIDFSQPYAPFFSGVYGRPNVEVASFEELKGQTVGVAQGSLEDLEISKIPPEEIDIKRYANNSLTASALVSGQVNLIATGNVVAAKLIQDNPGQKIERKFIMKNSPCYVGIRKGDEELLAKVNNIITNLKQSGELDRLSIEWFGEPLPKDLAAVT; this is encoded by the coding sequence ATGACTTTAGAGTTTTTAAAAGCATTATTTCCTAACGGGATGAGGAGGTTTGTTGCCTTATTTTTGGTCAGCTTATTTTTAACTGTCAGCATTGCTGCTTGTTCTGAGAGCAAGTCAGATTCGGTAAAATCTCAGGCAAAGGTAGCTACTGAAGATGTTGCCCAAGTCGCACCTACAGGAACTTTAGATGACATACAAGCAGCAGGAAAGATTGAAATTGCCGTACCTGCTGATTTTCCACCTTTTGGTGCGGTAGGAACCGATATGAAACCCAGAGGTTACGACATCGACGTAGCAAACCGCATTGCTAAAGGGTTAGGGGTAGATTCAGAACTCGTTTCAGTGGTAGGAAATTACCGCATTCCTTTTTTACAAACAGACAGAGTCGATTTAGTCATTTCCAGCCTGGGTAAAAACGAAGAACGAGCGGCAATTATTGACTTTTCTCAACCCTATGCACCTTTCTTTTCTGGAGTTTATGGCAGACCAAATGTTGAAGTTGCTTCTTTTGAGGAACTTAAAGGACAAACTGTTGGTGTCGCTCAAGGTTCTTTAGAAGACTTGGAAATATCTAAAATACCTCCAGAAGAAATAGATATCAAACGCTATGCCAATAATAGTTTGACGGCTTCGGCTTTGGTATCGGGTCAGGTAAACTTAATCGCTACGGGAAATGTGGTTGCAGCCAAACTAATTCAAGACAATCCAGGTCAAAAAATCGAGCGGAAATTTATTATGAAAAATTCTCCCTGTTATGTAGGCATTCGTAAAGGAGATGAAGAACTGTTGGCAAAAGTTAACAACATTATTACCAATCTCAAGCAGTCTGGAGAATTAGATCGATTATCTATAGAGTGGTTTGGCGAACCTTTACCTAAAGATTTAGCTGCTGTTACTTAA